In Jaculus jaculus isolate mJacJac1 chromosome 4, mJacJac1.mat.Y.cur, whole genome shotgun sequence, a single genomic region encodes these proteins:
- the LOC101596962 gene encoding tubulin-specific chaperone A — MADPRVRQIKIKTGVVKRLVKEKVMYEKEAKQQEEKVEKMKAEDGENYAIKKQAEILQESRMMIPDCQRRLEAAYTDLQQILESEKDLEEAEEYKEARLVLDSVKLEA, encoded by the coding sequence ATGGCGGATCCTCGCGTGAGGCAGATCAAGATCAAGACCGGCGTAGTGAAGCGATTGGTCAAAGAAAAGGTGATGtatgaaaaagaagcaaaacagcAAGAAGAAAAGGTTGAAAAAATGAAAGCTGAAGATGGTGAAAATTATGCCATTAAAAAGCAGGCGGAGATCCTGCAAGAGTCCCGGATGATGATCCCTGATTGCCAGCGCAGGTTAGAGGCTGCATATACTGATCTTCAGCAGATATTAGAAAGTGAAAAAGACTTGGAAGAAGCAGAAGAATACAAAGAAGCACGTTTAGTACTGGATTCAGTGAAGTTAGAAGCCTAA
- the LOC101596668 gene encoding glutamine synthetase-like, translating to MATSASSNLNKGIKQMYMALPQGEKVQGMYVWIDGTGEGLRCKTRTLDCEPKCVEELPEWNFDGSCTFQSEGSNSDMYLLSVAMFRDPFRRDPNKLVFCEVFKYNRKPAKTNLRHTCKWIMDMVSNQHPWFGMEQEYTLMGTDGHPFGWLSNGFPGPQGPYYCSVGADKAYGRDIVEAHYQACLYAEVKITGTNAEVMPAQWEFQIGPCEGIRMGGYLWVARFILHRVCEDFGVIAAFDPKPIPGNWNSAGCHTNFSTKAMWEKNGLKYIEEAIEKLSKRHQYHICAYHPKGGLDNAHHLIGFHKTANINDFSTGVANRSASIRIPRSVGQEKRSYFEDQRPSANCDPFAVTEAIIPTCLLKETGDEPFQYKN from the coding sequence atggccacctcaGCAAGTTCCAACTTGAACAAAGGCATCAAGCAGATGTACATGGCCCTGCCTCAGGGCGAGAAAGTCCAAGGCATGTATGTCTGGATTGATGGTACCGGAGAAGGGCTGCGCTGCAAGACCCGCACCCTGGACTGTGAGCCCAAGTGTGTAGAAGAGTTGCCagaatggaattttgatggcTCCTGCACTTTCCAGTCTGAAGGCTCCAACAGTGACATGTACCTCCTCTCAGTTGCCATGTTCCGTGACCCTTTCCGCAGGGATCCCAACAAGCTGGTGTTCTGTGAAGTTTTCAAGTATAATCGGAAGCCTGCCAAGACCAATTTGAGGCACACCTGTAAGTGGATCATGGACATGGTCAGCAACCAGCACCCCTGGTTTGGAATGGAGCAGGAATACACTCTCATGGGGACAGATGGGCACCCCTTTGGTTGGCTTTCCAATGGCTTCCCTGGGCCCCAAGGCCCGTATTACTGTAGTGTGGGAGCTGACAAAGCGTATGGCAGAGATATTGTGGAGGCTCACTACCAGGCCTGCTTGTATGCTGAAGTCAAGATCACAGGAACAAATGCCGAGGTCATGCCTGCCCAGTGGGAATTCCAGATTGGACCCTGTGAAGGAATCCGCATGGGAGGTTACTTGTGGGTGGCTCGCTTTATCTTACATCGTGTATGTGAAGACTTTGGCGTGATAGCAGCCTTTGACCCTAAGCCCATTCCTGGGAACTGGAACAGCGCAGGCTGCCATACCAACTTCAGCACAAAGGCCATGTGGGAGAAGAATGGCCTGAAGTACATTGAGGAGGCCATTGAGAAACTCAGCAAGCGGCACCAGTACCACATCTGTGCCTACCATCCCAAGGGAGGCCTGGACAATGCCCACCACCTGATTGGCTTCCACAAGACCGCCAACATCAACGACTTTTCCACCGGTGTTGCCAACCGCAGTGCCAGCATCCGCATTCCCCGGTCTGTTGGCCAGGAGAAGAGGAGCTATTTCGAAGACCAGCGTCCTTCTGCCAACTGTGACCcctttgcagtgacagaggcCATCATCCCTACATGTCTTCTCAAGGAGACTGGCGACGAACCCTTCCAGTACAAAAACTAA